One region of Deltaproteobacteria bacterium genomic DNA includes:
- the rsmA gene encoding 16S rRNA (adenine(1518)-N(6)/adenine(1519)-N(6))-dimethyltransferase RsmA, producing MVTLYEEVRALLRETEFRPKKSRGQNFLIHEPVIESIVRLLALDDSDGVVEIGPGLGFLTRRLLERAGEVWAVEIDDALVARLRQSGMDDPSKLHLIHGDILALPLLEMLPAKKLKLAGNLPYSIATPVLFRIFDWRARFSRLVLMVQKEVAERIASAPGSKDYGTLSVWCQLHGRVADKVQVSPEAFYPRPKVRSTVLQIELFDEPLIAAADLPTMRGLVRAAFGQRRKTLSNNLTSWLKHERAEIDNFLRVCDVDPKRRGETLSVAEFIKLAAAVKQMNLLTTDN from the coding sequence ATTGTGACCCTTTACGAAGAAGTGCGCGCGTTGTTGCGCGAGACCGAGTTTCGCCCGAAGAAAAGCCGCGGCCAAAACTTTTTGATTCATGAGCCGGTCATCGAGTCGATCGTGCGACTGCTCGCGCTCGACGACAGCGATGGCGTGGTCGAGATCGGTCCCGGTTTGGGTTTTCTCACCCGCCGCTTGCTCGAACGGGCCGGGGAAGTCTGGGCGGTGGAAATCGACGACGCTTTGGTCGCGCGGCTGCGCCAAAGCGGTATGGATGACCCATCGAAATTGCACTTGATTCACGGCGATATTCTGGCGCTGCCGTTGCTGGAAATGTTGCCGGCAAAAAAACTCAAACTCGCCGGTAATTTGCCCTACAGTATTGCCACGCCGGTGTTGTTTCGCATTTTTGACTGGCGCGCGCGTTTTTCGCGCTTGGTTTTAATGGTCCAGAAGGAAGTCGCCGAGCGCATCGCCAGTGCGCCGGGGAGCAAGGATTACGGCACGCTGTCGGTGTGGTGCCAGTTGCACGGCCGGGTGGCTGACAAAGTGCAGGTGTCGCCGGAGGCGTTTTATCCGCGCCCGAAGGTGCGCTCGACGGTGCTGCAAATCGAGCTCTTCGACGAGCCGTTGATTGCCGCGGCGGATTTGCCGACCATGCGCGGCTTGGTGCGCGCCGCGTTCGGTCAGCGGCGCAAAACGTTGAGCAATAATTTGACCAGCTGGTTGAAACACGAGCGTGCTGAAATCGACAACTTCTTGCGCGTCTGCGATGTCGACCCCAAGCGGCGCGGCGAGACCCTCAGTGTCGCGGAATTCATCAAGCTCGCGGCAGCCGTAAAGCAAATGAATTTACTGACAACTGATAACTAA
- the mutM gene encoding bifunctional DNA-formamidopyrimidine glycosylase/DNA-(apurinic or apyrimidinic site) lyase, with protein MPELPEVETVCRSLRPHLLGRRIRRVEVLEPRLRVAVDVKALQALAGRRIDAIERRAKYILIQLSANSVWLFHLGMSGKLICTSAGAARRKHDHIIVSLDDGGELRYHDPRRFGLSLVTDRNGLSELAQLRALGVDPFGAALTGAYLFGFTRRSDRRIRDLLLDQQIVAGLGNIYANEILAITGVRPTTRARRLTRRQVADIAGAIPRLLKDAIRWCGTSFSDYRDADDKSGEFQNHLRVYDRDGEKCRGCPSIIKRVAIGNRSAFYCPTCQK; from the coding sequence ATGCCCGAACTTCCCGAAGTCGAAACCGTGTGCCGTAGTCTGCGGCCCCATTTGCTTGGCCGGCGCATTCGCCGCGTCGAAGTGCTGGAGCCGCGTTTGCGGGTGGCGGTGGATGTGAAGGCGTTGCAAGCCTTGGCCGGCCGACGCATTGACGCCATCGAACGACGCGCCAAGTATATCCTGATTCAACTGTCGGCGAACTCGGTCTGGCTGTTTCATCTCGGCATGTCGGGCAAATTGATTTGCACCAGCGCCGGCGCGGCACGGCGCAAGCATGACCACATTATTGTCAGCCTCGATGACGGCGGCGAGCTGCGCTATCACGACCCGCGCCGTTTCGGTTTGTCGTTGGTGACCGATCGCAATGGGTTATCCGAGCTCGCGCAGCTGCGTGCTCTAGGCGTCGATCCTTTCGGCGCCGCTCTCACCGGCGCATATTTGTTTGGCTTTACCCGGCGTTCGGACCGGCGCATTCGCGATTTATTGTTAGACCAGCAGATCGTCGCCGGTCTGGGTAACATTTACGCCAACGAGATTCTCGCCATTACCGGCGTCAGACCGACGACGCGGGCGCGCCGCTTGACGCGGCGCCAAGTTGCCGACATCGCCGGCGCGATCCCGCGTCTACTCAAGGACGCCATCCGCTGGTGCGGCACGTCATTTTCAGATTACCGCGATGCCGACGACAAGTCGGGCGAGTTTCAAAATCATCTGCGGGTGTACGACCGGGACGGCGAAAAATGCCGCGGCTGTCCGAGCATTATCAAGCGCGTCGCCATCGGCAACCGCAGCGCGTTTTACTGCCCGACGTGCCAGAAGTGA
- a CDS encoding MFS transporter produces the protein MSTPSNKKLFSPLCHRDFRLFWTGLLLSSVGSQFTTVAMAWQIYELTNSPLQIGMIGLARAVPQMVILLFGGLLADAINRRKLMMLTQGSLFFVSGTLALVTLGGQMTSLKLYLVAVFLALFSSLEAPSRHAIVTNLVPAEDLTQALAMSSTQRQIATIAGPSIAGVVLALAGPSLCYAIDALSWLVMFGALKLIRTPLPERGGWRNISFASLDSGFRFVWHHAVIFPFLMMDLGANLFGTIRSLYPIYARDILAVGPKGLGLLYAAGAAGSLIGAFGFSVWGPVRQAGRWILFGVTIYGLSLLGFAYSRVLALSVLFLIGSGIGDTISAILRATINQLSASDELRGRMSSINSVFTNSGPQLGQFQAGALAAVIGAEFSVMTGALIILAIVGVLVVRFPNLRDYRIAGGAQ, from the coding sequence ATGTCCACTCCCAGTAACAAAAAACTTTTTTCGCCGCTGTGTCATCGCGACTTTCGGTTGTTTTGGACCGGCTTGCTGCTTTCCAGCGTCGGCAGCCAATTCACCACCGTGGCGATGGCGTGGCAGATTTATGAGTTGACCAACTCACCGTTGCAGATCGGCATGATCGGTTTGGCGCGCGCGGTGCCGCAGATGGTGATTCTGTTGTTCGGCGGGTTGCTCGCCGATGCGATCAATCGGCGCAAGCTCATGATGCTCACCCAGGGGAGTTTGTTTTTCGTTTCGGGCACACTGGCGCTTGTGACCTTGGGCGGACAGATGACGTCGCTGAAACTTTACCTCGTCGCGGTGTTCTTGGCGTTGTTCAGTTCGTTGGAAGCGCCGTCGCGCCACGCCATCGTGACTAATTTAGTTCCGGCCGAAGATTTGACCCAGGCGCTGGCGATGTCGAGCACGCAAAGACAAATCGCCACCATCGCCGGCCCGTCCATCGCCGGCGTCGTTTTGGCGCTGGCGGGGCCGAGCCTCTGCTACGCCATCGACGCGCTGTCATGGTTGGTCATGTTCGGTGCGCTGAAGTTGATTCGCACGCCGCTGCCCGAGCGCGGCGGCTGGCGCAACATCTCGTTCGCGTCACTCGACTCCGGTTTTCGTTTCGTCTGGCACCACGCGGTGATCTTTCCGTTCCTGATGATGGATCTGGGCGCGAATTTGTTCGGCACCATCCGTTCGCTTTATCCGATTTACGCCCGCGATATTCTCGCCGTCGGGCCGAAGGGTTTGGGTTTGCTCTACGCCGCCGGCGCCGCCGGTTCGTTGATCGGCGCGTTTGGCTTCAGCGTTTGGGGGCCGGTGCGCCAAGCGGGACGATGGATTTTGTTCGGCGTGACGATTTACGGACTTTCGCTTTTGGGCTTCGCGTATTCGCGAGTGTTGGCGTTGTCGGTGCTATTTCTCATCGGTTCGGGAATCGGCGATACCATCAGCGCGATCTTGCGCGCGACGATCAATCAGCTGAGCGCGTCCGACGAGCTGCGCGGCCGCATGTCGTCGATCAACAGCGTGTTCACCAACAGTGGACCGCAACTCGGACAGTTCCAAGCCGGCGCGCTCGCCGCGGTCATCGGCGCGGAGTTTTCCGTGATGACCGGCGCGCTGATTATTCTCGCCATCGTCGGCGTGCTCGTGGTGCGCTTCCCCAATCTGCGCGATTATCGCATCGCCGGCGGCGCGCAGTGA